In the Longimicrobiales bacterium genome, one interval contains:
- a CDS encoding BatA domain-containing protein: MSLGLLVPLFLLGLAGVVVPIVVHLTRRQRRNVVEFPSLMFLEKIPFQEQRRRRIQHWFLLSMRALALALVAFAFTRPFFEQGSLAIGGANGPREVVVLLDQSYSMQVGDQFERALEEASQVFDDLGPLDRASLVTFGQGARVIARSTSDRQRLQGALDTVQVGASVTRYGPALKVAQTIIEESELPSGEVILLTDFQRTGWTGDEGVNLPPGSVVTTVPLGPVPVLDNIEVTDIALGKEAIQGRERVTPTARLARRGGDTPREVRVALELDGQEIQTRAVTIQPNGAATVTFQPFTLSGPHTRGSVSVPTDRLPADDARHFVVSPGTAMSMLVIEGGSTSADASLYLRRALEISEDGRFDIRFRRANGVRPQDLDGIDGVILNDASIDGGSAERLRTFVENGGGVLLALGQSGGWPASAADLLPGVIQNAEDRQQGRGGRLGFLEYGHPIFEAFSGPRSGDFTGARFFRARGFTPSDSATVLARFDDGSIALAELKHGQGTILVWTSTLDSFWNDLALQPVYLPFVHRLSEYITGRSEALPWFNVGQVVDLADPDALEAAGLVSAEAAGFVNGVEQVALTPSGSSIALPAELGPRYLSLDEAGFYTVRPPGSDPDRPFVIAVNVELEESGLARLDPEELVAQITSPSVGPQAGPEFADGTDLRREDQERRQSWWRWLLIAAFALFVTETLISNWVSRKGSVGLAAG; encoded by the coding sequence ATGAGTCTCGGTCTTCTTGTTCCTCTCTTCCTGCTCGGTTTGGCCGGGGTCGTGGTCCCGATCGTGGTGCACCTCACGCGTCGGCAGCGCCGAAACGTGGTCGAGTTCCCATCACTCATGTTCCTGGAGAAGATCCCGTTCCAGGAGCAGAGACGGCGACGCATTCAGCACTGGTTCCTGCTGTCGATGCGCGCGCTCGCCCTCGCTCTGGTTGCATTTGCGTTCACCCGACCGTTCTTCGAACAGGGCTCGCTTGCAATCGGAGGTGCGAACGGACCACGCGAGGTCGTGGTCCTGCTCGACCAGTCCTACAGCATGCAGGTCGGCGACCAATTCGAGCGAGCGCTTGAAGAAGCCAGTCAGGTCTTCGACGACCTCGGGCCGCTGGATCGGGCTTCGCTGGTCACCTTCGGTCAGGGCGCCCGAGTCATCGCTCGGTCGACCTCGGATCGGCAACGTCTGCAAGGCGCATTGGACACCGTCCAAGTCGGAGCCTCGGTCACTCGTTACGGTCCGGCTTTGAAGGTCGCCCAGACGATCATCGAAGAATCGGAGCTCCCCAGTGGCGAAGTGATCCTGCTCACCGATTTTCAACGCACAGGGTGGACCGGTGACGAGGGCGTGAACCTGCCACCGGGCTCCGTGGTCACTACAGTGCCCCTCGGCCCAGTGCCGGTCCTCGACAACATCGAGGTCACCGACATCGCATTGGGCAAGGAGGCAATCCAAGGTCGGGAGCGTGTCACACCCACGGCGCGCCTGGCTCGCCGTGGTGGGGACACTCCAAGAGAGGTTAGGGTCGCGCTGGAGCTCGACGGGCAGGAGATCCAAACCAGAGCCGTCACGATTCAACCGAACGGGGCCGCAACGGTGACGTTCCAGCCGTTCACGCTCTCAGGCCCACACACTCGCGGCTCAGTAAGCGTGCCGACGGACAGACTGCCGGCCGATGATGCACGCCATTTCGTCGTCTCGCCGGGTACGGCGATGTCGATGCTCGTAATCGAAGGCGGGTCGACAAGCGCCGACGCGAGCCTCTATCTCCGCCGAGCCTTGGAGATCTCTGAGGACGGGCGATTCGATATCCGCTTCCGGCGAGCGAACGGTGTGCGGCCGCAGGATCTGGACGGTATCGACGGCGTCATCCTAAATGACGCGAGCATCGACGGGGGCTCGGCGGAACGACTCCGCACCTTCGTCGAGAACGGTGGTGGTGTCCTTCTCGCTCTAGGACAGTCAGGAGGATGGCCAGCATCCGCGGCGGACCTCCTTCCAGGCGTGATCCAAAATGCAGAGGACCGTCAGCAGGGACGCGGCGGCCGGCTCGGTTTCTTGGAGTACGGCCATCCGATTTTCGAAGCCTTCTCGGGCCCCCGCAGTGGCGACTTCACGGGTGCGCGTTTCTTCCGGGCTCGTGGCTTCACGCCGAGTGACTCCGCTACCGTGCTCGCGCGCTTCGACGACGGTTCGATCGCACTCGCGGAGCTCAAGCACGGGCAGGGAACGATTCTCGTTTGGACGTCGACGCTGGATTCGTTCTGGAACGATCTCGCGCTTCAGCCCGTCTACCTGCCCTTCGTGCACCGGCTGTCCGAGTACATCACCGGACGCTCAGAGGCCCTCCCCTGGTTCAACGTGGGCCAAGTCGTGGACCTCGCGGACCCGGACGCACTCGAGGCCGCTGGCTTGGTCTCGGCAGAGGCCGCGGGATTCGTGAACGGAGTGGAGCAAGTGGCCCTGACACCGTCAGGCTCGTCCATCGCGCTTCCGGCCGAACTCGGTCCGCGCTACTTGTCACTGGATGAGGCGGGATTCTACACCGTGCGCCCGCCGGGATCTGACCCGGACCGGCCGTTCGTGATTGCAGTAAATGTCGAATTGGAAGAGTCGGGCCTCGCCCGACTGGACCCCGAAGAACTTGTGGCGCAGATCACCTCCCCGAGCGTCGGGCCCCAGGCGGGTCCAGAGTTCGCGGACGGCACAGATCTCCGCCGCGAGGACCAGGAACGCAGACAATCATGGTGGCGCTGGCTCCTTATTGCGGCATTCGCACTCTTCGTTACGGAAACACTCATCTCCAATTGGGTGTCTCGGAAAGGGAGTGTGGGGCTCGCGGCGGGTTAG
- a CDS encoding response regulator has translation MPALVEAGDPLNDPTALAVTADMVDLTSSADRETQTVLVVDDDEAVLSVAAKVLSRGGYSVLSASGGHEALELAEAAQGQVSLLLSDLMMPEMSGRELGEIFEGRYPEIPILYMSAYTEDEVILQGLRFSEVNFMPKPFTVDGLLLKAREVIEQGEG, from the coding sequence TTGCCAGCGCTCGTTGAGGCTGGCGACCCTCTGAACGATCCCACGGCCCTTGCCGTAACGGCTGATATGGTTGATCTGACTAGTAGTGCAGACCGGGAGACCCAAACGGTGTTGGTCGTCGATGACGATGAGGCCGTTCTGAGTGTTGCGGCGAAAGTGCTCTCGCGCGGCGGGTATTCGGTGCTCTCCGCGAGCGGAGGCCACGAGGCTCTGGAACTCGCTGAGGCCGCTCAGGGACAGGTATCGCTCCTGCTGTCCGATCTTATGATGCCGGAAATGAGCGGGCGGGAGCTCGGAGAAATTTTCGAGGGGCGTTACCCCGAGATCCCCATCCTGTACATGTCTGCGTACACGGAGGACGAGGTGATCCTCCAGGGTTTGCGGTTCTCGGAGGTCAACTTCATGCCCAAGCCCTTTACTGTGGACGGTCTTCTGTTGAAGGCCCGCGAGGTGATCGAGCAGGGAGAAGGATAA
- the ettA gene encoding energy-dependent translational throttle protein EttA, which produces MSGPQFIYHMHRLSKIVPPKREILKNINLSFYPGAKIGVVGPNGSGKSSLLRIMAGLDTDFLGEAWAAKGTRIGYLSQEPELDASLDVRGNVDLAVAETRNLLKRFEEVNLKFGEDMTDDEMTALIDEQAKLQDRIDAAGAWELDRHVEIAMDALRLPPGDADVTTLSGGEIRRVALCRVLLEQPDMLLLDEPTNHLDAESVAWLEHHLAAFSGTIVAITHDRYFLDNVAQWILELDRGQGIPWEGNYTSWLEQKQERLRIEEKQESARQRTLGRELDWIRMSPKARHAKGKARVSAYEDLLSADEREQVKTAEILIPKGPRLGKTVITADAVTKAFGDTLLVDKLSFDVPAGAIVGIIGANGAGKTTLFRMIVGQEQPDAGAMELGQTVELAYVDQSRDALDPDKTVFEEVSQGADILYFGRAEVNSRAYLSWFNFRGADQQKKVGVLSGGERNRLHLAKLLKEGGNVMLLDEPTNDLDVDTLMALENAILDFAGCVLVISHDRWFLDRVATHILAFEGDSKVTWFEGNHSEYEDDRRARLGADAIQPHRIKYRKLVRD; this is translated from the coding sequence ATGTCCGGACCGCAATTCATATACCACATGCACCGCCTCTCGAAGATCGTCCCACCGAAGCGGGAGATCCTCAAGAACATCAACTTGTCCTTCTACCCCGGCGCAAAGATCGGCGTCGTGGGGCCGAACGGATCAGGTAAGAGCTCACTCCTGCGCATCATGGCCGGACTGGACACCGATTTCCTGGGCGAAGCGTGGGCTGCGAAGGGCACGAGGATCGGCTACCTCTCCCAAGAGCCCGAACTCGACGCGAGTCTCGATGTGCGTGGCAACGTGGACTTGGCCGTGGCGGAGACGCGGAACCTCCTCAAGCGCTTCGAGGAGGTGAACCTGAAGTTCGGCGAAGACATGACCGACGATGAGATGACAGCTCTCATCGACGAACAGGCCAAACTGCAGGACCGGATCGATGCTGCAGGGGCTTGGGAGCTGGATCGGCATGTCGAGATCGCCATGGACGCGCTTCGGCTGCCGCCGGGCGATGCAGACGTCACGACCCTCTCTGGAGGTGAGATCAGGCGCGTGGCTCTCTGCCGAGTTCTTCTCGAGCAGCCTGACATGCTTCTGCTGGACGAGCCCACAAACCATCTGGACGCCGAGTCGGTGGCGTGGCTCGAGCACCATCTCGCTGCATTCTCCGGCACCATCGTCGCCATCACCCACGATCGGTACTTCTTGGACAACGTGGCGCAGTGGATTCTGGAACTCGACCGTGGACAAGGCATTCCGTGGGAAGGCAACTACACGTCGTGGCTGGAGCAGAAACAGGAGCGCCTCCGAATCGAAGAGAAGCAGGAGTCGGCTCGTCAGAGGACGCTGGGCCGGGAGTTGGACTGGATTCGGATGTCGCCGAAAGCCCGCCATGCAAAGGGCAAGGCGCGTGTCAGCGCATATGAGGATTTGCTGAGTGCCGACGAACGCGAGCAGGTGAAGACTGCGGAAATTCTGATCCCGAAAGGGCCTCGGCTGGGGAAGACGGTGATCACCGCAGATGCCGTGACAAAGGCATTCGGCGACACACTGCTCGTCGACAAGCTCTCGTTCGATGTGCCGGCTGGAGCCATCGTCGGAATCATCGGAGCGAACGGTGCGGGTAAGACCACACTATTCCGAATGATCGTGGGCCAGGAACAGCCGGATGCCGGGGCGATGGAGCTGGGCCAGACCGTTGAGCTGGCCTATGTCGACCAGTCGAGAGATGCTCTAGACCCAGACAAGACCGTCTTCGAAGAAGTCAGTCAGGGCGCAGACATTCTCTACTTCGGCCGAGCTGAGGTGAATTCTCGAGCCTATCTGTCCTGGTTCAACTTCCGAGGCGCCGACCAACAGAAGAAGGTCGGTGTGCTGTCCGGTGGTGAACGGAATCGCCTGCACTTGGCGAAGCTGCTCAAAGAAGGTGGCAACGTGATGCTTCTCGATGAGCCGACAAACGATCTAGACGTCGACACCCTGATGGCGCTCGAAAACGCCATTCTGGACTTCGCAGGCTGTGTCCTCGTGATCTCTCACGATCGTTGGTTCCTGGATCGTGTCGCGACGCACATCCTCGCATTCGAAGGCGATTCCAAGGTGACCTGGTTCGAGGGGAACCACTCGGAGTACGAAGACGACCGGAGGGCTCGCCTAGGTGCCGACGCGATCCAACCGCACCGCATAAAGTACCGGAAGTTGGTACGCGACTAA
- a CDS encoding aminotransferase class III-fold pyridoxal phosphate-dependent enzyme yields the protein MIRIQNRPDLDAAEALAAVNEHYGLGGTLSPLPGERDCNFLLTDSDGSRYVVKVSSPEEPQPILEFETDMIALLSRETDGLVPGVVPASNGKLMVQHTDAKGTVHRIRVVEFLTGDLLAEVRPRSLDLLEDLGGRVADLDSALGAVPDHPPHRVDFDWALGNAGEVMQKGLDLLEGEQQLLIERAFALFKAKELDFFGLGSQVIHGDVNDHNVLVSEAGHGTRRVTGIIDLGDAHSAPRVFDLAITIAYAILGTDDPLAAAAAITRGFNAQHQLLEQELDVTMALVRARLGQSVCIAAWRRKSGESDDYHLVSEQPAWDMLRALDAVSDVVATGVLREACGLAASKRSPGLVTWLKTQSFHQVMDLPEDQSEIGVLDLSVASYDLNGRDTDDTADFTDRVFRGMRAKGITLGIGRFLEPRAFYLTPAFAGREGDPRERRTIHLGIDLFSEPGAVVHAPLGGRVKSVRDNSDRLDYGPTVILEHDSPDGPFWTLYGHLQRTSVGNLAAGDPVEAGQTIARIGPYPENGGWPPHLHFQIMTDLLGFDGEFPGVALPREMDVWASISPDPNLILRLPGETTFHPPVGVDARRHEVLGASLSLSYDDPIHIVRGRGTYLYDVMGREYLDCVNNIAHVGHEHAGVVRAGQAQMAVLNTNTRYLHEHVVEYATRLSATLPDPLSVCFFVNSGSEANELALRMARAHTGSTGVVSIEGGYHGNTQALVDVSHYKHSSPGGKGAPDWVVTAPLPDDFRGLYRKDDPARATRFAGHVEAAFSTLVERGAGASAFLAEAILSCGGQVEPPEGYFAAAYAHARTAGALCIADEVQIGFGRMGSHMWGFESHGVVPDIVTLGKPMGNGHPLGAVVTTPEIASSFDNGMEYFSSFGGNPVSCAIGLGVLDALKNDGLQANAAEVGQSLKAGLGALAASHPVVGDVRGRGLFLGIEFVHRREVLEPAPRVAAYVVAQMKLRGILLSTDGRDHNVIKIKPPMTFSRADAERVCAEMDTVLTHDVVSTFGDLT from the coding sequence ATGATCCGTATCCAGAACCGTCCCGATCTCGACGCCGCCGAAGCGCTCGCTGCTGTGAACGAGCACTACGGACTGGGTGGTACGCTCTCACCGCTTCCCGGCGAGCGGGACTGCAACTTTTTGCTGACGGACTCGGACGGGTCACGTTACGTAGTAAAGGTCAGTTCGCCCGAAGAGCCGCAGCCGATTCTCGAGTTCGAAACCGACATGATCGCGCTGCTGAGTCGGGAAACAGACGGCCTCGTCCCGGGTGTCGTGCCAGCTTCGAACGGCAAACTGATGGTCCAGCACACGGATGCTAAGGGGACAGTCCATCGCATCCGCGTCGTGGAGTTCCTGACGGGAGATCTGCTCGCTGAGGTGCGTCCCCGCTCGCTCGATTTGCTCGAAGACCTCGGAGGTCGCGTTGCTGACCTCGACAGCGCGCTGGGCGCAGTACCGGACCACCCGCCTCACCGAGTCGACTTCGACTGGGCCCTAGGGAACGCAGGCGAGGTGATGCAGAAAGGGCTCGACCTGCTGGAAGGTGAACAGCAGCTGCTCATTGAACGAGCGTTCGCTCTCTTCAAGGCCAAAGAGCTTGATTTCTTTGGCCTGGGCTCGCAGGTCATCCACGGCGACGTGAACGACCACAACGTTCTCGTTTCCGAGGCTGGCCACGGCACCCGCCGCGTCACTGGGATCATTGATCTCGGCGACGCACATTCCGCGCCTAGGGTCTTTGATCTCGCAATCACGATCGCCTACGCCATTCTCGGGACGGACGACCCGCTTGCCGCGGCTGCAGCCATCACCAGAGGCTTCAACGCACAGCACCAGCTGCTCGAACAAGAGCTGGACGTCACCATGGCCCTAGTTCGGGCACGGCTAGGGCAGAGCGTGTGCATAGCGGCCTGGCGGCGCAAATCGGGTGAGTCCGACGATTATCACTTAGTCTCCGAACAACCCGCTTGGGACATGCTGCGGGCCCTCGATGCCGTGTCGGATGTGGTCGCCACAGGCGTGCTCCGCGAGGCCTGTGGCCTGGCGGCGAGCAAGCGTAGCCCTGGCCTCGTCACATGGCTGAAGACGCAGTCGTTCCATCAGGTGATGGACCTCCCTGAAGACCAGAGCGAGATCGGCGTCCTCGACCTCAGTGTGGCGAGTTACGACCTCAACGGACGGGATACGGACGACACCGCAGACTTCACAGACCGTGTCTTCCGAGGCATGCGAGCGAAGGGAATCACGCTAGGCATCGGCCGCTTTCTCGAGCCTAGGGCGTTCTACCTCACACCGGCCTTTGCTGGACGAGAGGGCGATCCCCGAGAACGGCGAACGATTCACCTAGGTATCGACCTGTTCAGTGAGCCAGGCGCGGTGGTTCATGCCCCACTTGGGGGCCGAGTGAAGAGCGTCCGCGACAATTCGGATCGGCTCGACTACGGCCCCACTGTCATCTTGGAGCACGACAGCCCGGACGGTCCATTCTGGACGCTGTACGGCCACCTTCAGCGCACTTCGGTCGGCAACCTCGCGGCCGGCGACCCAGTCGAGGCCGGGCAGACCATTGCGCGCATCGGCCCCTATCCTGAAAACGGAGGGTGGCCGCCCCACCTGCACTTCCAGATCATGACCGACCTGTTGGGATTCGACGGTGAGTTCCCCGGTGTCGCCCTTCCGCGCGAGATGGACGTCTGGGCGTCGATATCGCCCGATCCTAATCTGATTCTGCGGCTGCCTGGCGAAACGACCTTCCACCCACCGGTCGGAGTAGACGCTCGACGGCACGAGGTGCTCGGGGCCAGCCTTAGCCTTTCCTACGACGACCCGATCCACATCGTTCGCGGGCGCGGTACGTACCTCTACGACGTCATGGGCCGCGAGTACCTCGATTGTGTGAACAACATCGCGCATGTCGGGCACGAACATGCTGGAGTCGTTCGGGCGGGTCAGGCGCAGATGGCGGTCCTGAACACGAACACACGCTACCTCCACGAACACGTAGTCGAGTATGCGACGCGACTGTCGGCGACGCTGCCGGATCCGTTGTCCGTCTGCTTCTTCGTGAACTCGGGAAGCGAGGCGAACGAACTCGCGCTGCGCATGGCGAGAGCGCATACCGGATCGACTGGTGTGGTGAGCATCGAGGGTGGCTATCACGGGAATACCCAAGCGCTGGTCGATGTGAGTCACTACAAGCACTCGAGTCCGGGAGGGAAGGGTGCACCGGATTGGGTCGTGACCGCTCCCCTGCCGGATGATTTTCGAGGGCTGTACCGCAAGGACGACCCGGCGCGGGCGACTCGGTTCGCAGGCCACGTCGAAGCAGCCTTCTCCACACTGGTTGAACGCGGGGCCGGAGCCTCCGCCTTTCTTGCCGAAGCGATTCTCTCCTGCGGTGGCCAAGTCGAGCCGCCCGAAGGTTATTTTGCAGCCGCGTATGCCCACGCCCGCACCGCGGGAGCCTTGTGTATTGCGGACGAGGTCCAGATCGGGTTCGGAAGGATGGGGTCCCACATGTGGGGCTTCGAATCCCACGGTGTCGTTCCGGATATCGTCACACTCGGAAAACCCATGGGGAACGGGCACCCGCTCGGGGCTGTCGTGACGACTCCCGAGATCGCGTCGTCATTCGATAACGGGATGGAGTACTTCAGCAGCTTCGGCGGAAACCCCGTGTCGTGCGCCATCGGTCTGGGCGTACTCGATGCGCTCAAGAACGACGGGCTTCAAGCCAACGCGGCCGAAGTCGGACAAAGCCTCAAGGCAGGTCTCGGAGCCTTGGCGGCCTCGCACCCCGTCGTTGGCGATGTCCGTGGCCGAGGGCTCTTCCTCGGCATCGAATTCGTGCACAGGAGAGAGGTGCTCGAGCCGGCTCCACGGGTGGCTGCATACGTGGTGGCGCAGATGAAGCTCCGGGGAATTCTCCTCAGCACGGACGGCCGCGACCACAACGTCATCAAGATCAAACCCCCGATGACGTTCTCAAGAGCCGACGCGGAGCGCGTGTGCGCAGAGATGGATACCGTCTTAACGCACGACGTCGTCTCGACGTTTGGCGACCTCACCTAA
- the feoB gene encoding ferrous iron transport protein B — MKDARGFADAPIAPPPLSAIPLVAVIGPPNCGKTTLFNQLTGLRQKVANYPGVTVEKHFGVVELADGRCLDLVDLPGVHGLSARTLDERVTVDVLQGRVEGMRPLDAIVVIVDSTSLEHDLMLLEPVSEFGLPTLLVFNMADEFDARRGALDVDTLASEMGVEVCRTNGRTGEGVDIVTDYLSKVKIRTGELGHPLIGAGARPGRRLPTVDAMIARRAQIARVLKASDYVPPGPSAWTARLDAIFLHRFLGPAAFVLMAALVFQAIFTWAVPGMDLVEFLVSTSGEWVGGILPDTWFRSLLIDGVWAGVGAVVVFLPQILVLFLFLGILEDSGYLARAAVIADRLMYRVGLQGRAFLPLLSGYACAVPAILAARAVEDERDRITTIFVTPFMTCSARLPVYALLIAAFIPAEPVLPFLGSRAVALLSLYALGIVAAIGTAFLLRRTLLRAPRASFVMELPPYRVPTLRSLGVRLWDRSNIFLQRAGRVIMVVTVVLWVLTQFPRTDGGPPDFESSALAWSGKLIEPAIAPLGFDWRIGVGLVSSLAAREVIVGTMGMIYSVENADEASFELQAALQEHLDMPGAIALLVFFTFALQCVSTIAVMRRETNGWKWPILQFVYMLGLAYAGAFIAFRVF, encoded by the coding sequence GTGAAAGATGCCCGCGGTTTCGCGGATGCTCCGATAGCCCCACCGCCGCTCAGTGCCATCCCGCTCGTGGCGGTGATCGGTCCGCCCAACTGCGGTAAGACCACGCTGTTCAACCAACTTACGGGTTTGCGGCAGAAGGTCGCGAACTATCCGGGCGTCACGGTTGAGAAGCACTTCGGCGTCGTGGAACTCGCGGACGGACGTTGCCTCGACTTGGTGGATCTGCCAGGGGTGCATGGGCTGTCTGCTCGGACGCTCGACGAGAGGGTCACCGTCGACGTTCTGCAGGGCCGGGTGGAGGGCATGCGACCTCTCGACGCCATCGTCGTCATCGTCGACTCGACGAGTCTTGAGCACGACCTCATGCTCCTCGAGCCAGTTTCTGAATTCGGACTTCCGACGCTACTCGTCTTCAACATGGCGGACGAGTTCGACGCCCGTCGTGGGGCGCTGGATGTCGACACCTTGGCGAGTGAGATGGGTGTCGAGGTCTGTCGTACCAATGGGCGGACCGGTGAAGGCGTCGACATCGTTACCGACTACCTGAGCAAGGTAAAGATCCGGACGGGCGAGCTAGGACATCCTCTGATTGGAGCGGGCGCTCGACCAGGGAGAAGACTCCCAACGGTTGACGCCATGATCGCCCGAAGGGCCCAGATCGCTCGCGTCCTGAAAGCCTCGGACTATGTGCCTCCGGGCCCGTCGGCGTGGACGGCTCGGTTGGACGCGATCTTCCTCCACCGGTTCTTGGGGCCGGCCGCGTTTGTCTTGATGGCCGCCTTGGTGTTCCAGGCCATCTTCACGTGGGCCGTTCCGGGAATGGACCTCGTCGAGTTCTTGGTGAGCACGTCAGGCGAGTGGGTGGGAGGGATTCTCCCCGACACGTGGTTTCGCTCCCTCTTGATCGATGGTGTATGGGCCGGTGTAGGTGCGGTCGTGGTATTCCTGCCTCAGATCCTCGTGCTCTTCCTATTCTTGGGCATCCTCGAGGATTCGGGATATCTGGCGCGTGCAGCTGTGATCGCCGATCGGCTGATGTATCGCGTGGGCCTTCAGGGCCGGGCCTTTTTGCCGCTCCTTTCCGGCTACGCCTGTGCTGTGCCAGCGATTCTGGCTGCACGAGCGGTAGAAGACGAAAGGGATCGAATCACGACGATCTTTGTGACTCCGTTCATGACGTGCTCGGCCCGGCTCCCCGTATACGCGCTCTTGATCGCGGCGTTCATCCCTGCGGAGCCCGTTCTGCCCTTCTTGGGCTCTCGTGCTGTCGCGCTCTTGTCCCTCTATGCACTCGGGATCGTTGCTGCGATCGGGACCGCGTTTCTTCTTCGTAGAACGTTGTTGCGGGCCCCGCGCGCCTCTTTTGTGATGGAGCTTCCTCCGTATCGAGTGCCGACGCTCCGGTCACTGGGGGTTCGGCTATGGGATCGCTCCAACATCTTCCTGCAGAGGGCCGGACGCGTGATCATGGTCGTGACGGTGGTGCTGTGGGTGCTCACTCAGTTCCCACGCACGGATGGCGGGCCCCCGGACTTCGAGTCCAGCGCGCTCGCTTGGTCCGGAAAGCTGATCGAGCCAGCGATTGCGCCACTGGGCTTCGACTGGCGGATCGGCGTTGGACTCGTCTCTTCCCTAGCCGCACGGGAAGTGATCGTCGGAACGATGGGCATGATCTACAGTGTGGAGAACGCCGATGAAGCTTCGTTCGAGCTGCAAGCCGCGCTCCAAGAGCATTTGGATATGCCGGGGGCGATCGCCCTGTTGGTGTTCTTCACGTTTGCGCTTCAATGCGTGTCGACGATTGCGGTCATGCGCAGAGAGACGAACGGATGGAAATGGCCCATCTTACAATTCGTCTACATGCTCGGGCTCGCCTACGCGGGGGCATTCATCGCGTTCCGGGTCTTTTAG
- a CDS encoding FeoA family protein yields the protein MPESPQQADSLHSADEYVSLMDVEITTPVELVSIDLTPEEAGPLLDRGIVPGCLLCRIGRSPFGDPVVSADGTCFALRKETARCLRVRAVSGSSA from the coding sequence ATGCCAGAATCCCCACAACAAGCTGATAGCCTGCATTCTGCGGACGAGTACGTCAGTCTCATGGACGTCGAGATCACGACCCCTGTGGAACTCGTGAGTATCGACCTGACTCCTGAAGAGGCTGGGCCCCTACTCGATCGCGGGATCGTGCCAGGCTGTTTGTTGTGCCGCATCGGGCGTTCGCCCTTCGGTGATCCCGTGGTTTCTGCGGACGGTACCTGTTTCGCGCTCCGTAAAGAGACCGCTCGCTGCTTGAGGGTTCGTGCAGTGAGTGGGTCGAGCGCCTGA
- a CDS encoding mechanosensitive ion channel, with the protein MPDVETLMTLATSVTAAWVPRVLGALAALIFGWIFAGWAKRFTRKALQASHLDDILIPFIAGMIHVSIIVLVTVAAIGVLGVSTASFVAVLGAAGLAVALAFQGTFSNFAAGVMLLTFRPFNVGDFVQVGGTSGTVREVGIFTCMLTTGDNVQISVPNGQIFGSTITNFSASETRRIDLVIGVSYDDDLGVAIRTCMDVLAADSRVLDEPESVVAVSELADSSVNLVVRPWVNAEDYWATRWDLTRALKENLEAAGCNLPYPQRDVHMHQPG; encoded by the coding sequence ATGCCCGATGTCGAAACTCTCATGACCCTGGCCACCTCAGTCACTGCGGCCTGGGTGCCGCGAGTTCTCGGTGCCCTCGCTGCGCTGATCTTCGGTTGGATATTCGCCGGGTGGGCCAAGCGCTTCACGCGGAAGGCACTCCAGGCCTCCCACCTCGACGATATCCTCATCCCGTTTATCGCGGGCATGATCCATGTCTCGATCATCGTCTTGGTCACCGTCGCCGCGATTGGCGTTCTCGGTGTAAGCACCGCTTCGTTCGTTGCCGTGCTCGGTGCTGCAGGGCTGGCCGTAGCCCTCGCTTTCCAGGGCACGTTTTCGAACTTCGCGGCCGGGGTGATGCTCCTGACGTTCCGACCCTTCAACGTGGGTGACTTCGTTCAGGTGGGTGGGACCTCTGGAACAGTCCGTGAGGTGGGGATCTTCACCTGTATGCTCACGACGGGGGACAATGTTCAGATCAGTGTTCCGAATGGGCAGATCTTCGGTTCGACCATCACAAACTTCTCAGCTAGCGAGACTCGTCGTATCGACCTTGTGATCGGGGTCAGCTACGACGACGACCTCGGGGTCGCGATACGCACCTGCATGGATGTGCTAGCCGCCGATTCGCGTGTGCTCGATGAACCTGAGTCGGTCGTCGCTGTTTCCGAACTGGCCGACTCGTCCGTGAATCTCGTCGTCCGTCCCTGGGTGAACGCCGAGGACTACTGGGCTACCCGCTGGGACCTGACGCGCGCCCTCAAGGAGAACCTCGAGGCAGCGGGTTGCAACTTGCCGTACCCGCAACGTGACGTGCACATGCACCAGCCGGGCTAA